The DNA sequence GCCAGGGAGAACCTTCAGCATCCTCTACCTTTAATAATGTTTGGGGTGGTCTTTACGGAACATTAAAAAATGCCCGTTTAGTCATCGAAAAATGTTCTGCAGGTGGTAGTCAGGAAGGAAATCAGATTACGAAAGGGGTTGCAGAAGTACTTGCTGCTTATAATTCAGGAATAATTGCTGATATGTTTGGAAATGCACCATGGAGTCAAGCTGCACTTCCTTCAAAAACAGGAGCTCCTGTCTACATGAATCCTAAAATCGATACTCAGGAAGAGATCTATGCTGGAATCATGAAATATCTGGATGATGCAATTATTGATCTACAAGGGACTGATGCCCATGCAACCGGACCTCTTGGAACATACGATTTGCTATATGGTGGAAATAAAGCCAAATGGTTAAAATTTGCATATGGATTAAAAGCACGCTATACCATGCATTTGTTAAAGAAATCAGCCAATGTAGCTACCACGCTGCAAACTGTAATTGACTGTGCTGATAAATCATTTAAATCTGCTGACGAACAAGCTGCTTTTGCCATCTACGATGCATCTAACCTTAATCCTACATTCGATTTCCAATGGAGTCGTGATGGTTTAGCTGCAAGTGAAAGTATGTCTCAAAAGCTTATAGAACGCAATGATCCACGCTTACGTCGTGTATTTGTTGATGCTAATTGGAATCAAATAACAGGAGCTGATGACGCGAACTTTTATATGGCTCCTAATGGAGAAAACGATCAGGTTAAATACACATATAATACATCTGTCTTTGTATTTTCACAAACTGCTCCTACTTTAATGATGAGCTACCATGAAGTTATGTTCCTGAAAGCTGAAGCTCTTTGTCGTCTGAACAAAGCAACTGAAGCAGAAGCTGTATTGGAAAGTGCCGTTGTAGCTGCTATCGCAAATACTGAAAATAGTGTTGCTGCTGCTATGAATGCGCCATCTGTTCTGGGTTATGGCGGTCTTTCAGAAACATCTGACGCCATTTCAGAAACAGAAGCTATGGACTATTTTGATACAAGTGTAAAACCTCTTTTTACAGCCAATCCGCTAAAAGAAACAATGAATCAGAAATATCTTGCATTCTTTGGCGCCTCGGGCGAATCAACCGAATGTTATAATGACATTCGCAGATTGAAAGGATTAGGTGAGAACTTGATAAAGTTAAATAACCCAAATCAATTTCCACTTCGCTGCCCATACGGTAACGATGACACAACAACTAACCCAGAAGTTAAAACCGCTTATGGAACAGGTCAGTATGTTTATACTGAACCAGTTTGGTGGGCCGGTGGCACCAGATAGTTGATGTAAAAATTGCATAAAAACTAACGGCCGACTTTTTTTAAGTCGGCCGCTTTTTATATTGATTTGCCAGCAAAATCATTGCTAATCTGGTACAATTTAATAGATCCCCTTTATAATCTATTCGATCAATTCTTCTGGATAGCAGCATTAAACCGAAACCCAATTCCATGAAGGTTTAGTATTTTGATGTTTTCGTCACTACTTAAATATTTTCGTAACCGGGAAATAAAAACATCCAGACTTCGACCCAAATAATAATCATCTGATCCCCAAACTTGTATTAAAATATCTGATCGACTCAATACCTTGTTTGGGTTATCGCAGAAATACCGCAAAAGTTCGGCTTCTTTGTATGTTAAAGTTTTGCGTTCTCCGTTGCAATCCAAATTCAGACTATCGAAGTAAAAATTAAAACGTCCTACTTTGTAATAATTCTGATCATTATTCGCCTCCCCAATATTCAGGCTTCGTTTCAGGAATACACGGATTTTAAGTAGTAACTCTTCCATGCTGAAAGGCTTGGTCATGTAATCATCGCCTCCAATAGTTAGTCCGTTAATCCGATCTTCAGTCATCGAACGTGCGGTTAAGAATATAATTGGGACATGATCATCAATTTCCCTGATTTCTTTGGCCAAGGTAAAACCATCCTTCTTGGGCAGCATAACATCTAATAGGCACAAACTAAATTTATCTGATTTAAAAAGAACCATAGCCGATTCACCATCCTCTGCCGAAGTCACCACATAACCGTTTTGTTCCAAATTATCTTTGATAATAAAGTTAAGGGTTTGATCGTCCTCAACCAGTAATATTTTTTCACCTTGATAGATCATTTCGTTGATTTCTTAGTTTCAACGATAAAAGTACTTCCTTTCATCGAATTTTCGATCACTTTTATTCGCCAACCATGCCTCAATACAATTTTTTTCACATAATCCAATCCAAGTCCAAACCCTTTAACATCGTGCACATTACCTGTGGGCACACGGTAAAACCGGTTGAAAATCTTTTTTCGATCCTTTGCTGGAATGCCAATTCCGTTATCATTAAATAAAATAAAATAGTGGTGCAAATCTTCATTTATCTTGATCGTGATTTCCGGAGTAACAGAACAGTACTTAATCGCATTATCGAGAATATTAAATATAAGATTCGAAAAATGAAGTTTGTCGGCCTGAATAAAAGCATTTTCAACGGAAGGCTCTAGCGTAACACTATAATTTCGGCCATTTTGACTGTTCTTAAACTCTAAAATTGCTTCAGAAATAAATGCATTCAACTCAATTTGTTCCAGATTTAATTGAAGTTTTGTTTTTTCAATAGTTGCCATTTGAAGCAATTTTTCTACATGATCGGCAAGTCGTTTATTCTGATGCCCAACAATCTTCACATATTCAGCCAGACGCTCTGGTTGTTCGCAAATTTTAGGGCTTGATAAAACCTTAGCAGCCAAATCAATTGAAGCGATAGGAGTTTTAAATTCGTGGGTCAGATTGTTAATGAAGTTTTTCTGTATCTCGCTTAATTGTTTTTGCTTAATAATTACGTACAGCGCATAGCCAAAGAAGATTACAACAAAAAATAAAATTCCGTTAAAAAAATACCAGGTCAATAATCTTGAACTGTAAAACTGTGACCGATCTGGGAAATGCACCCCAAAATAATAAGTGAATTTTTCACAGGTAGGTAAATTGCAAGCGTTCCTTTTCTTCTCAACTTTTGCCTTGACTTTATTGTATTGCTTATCATACATGATTTCCTCCATACTGCAAGAAGCAGAATCACAAGTATTTTCATCTTTAATCTTTGGCGGAATTGAATCGGATTTGACCACATCTCCATGAACCATTTTCCCCGAATTACAATCATAAATTGCAAATTCATAGGTCACGTTTAAATTTCGCTTTTTAAATTCAGTCTTTAAAAAGTGTTCCAGAAGGTTTGAGTCGATCACATTATTGACGCTTACCACATAATAATTGTTCGATATTTGCTCGACCTGACATCCATCATTCGGCTTCACCTCATGGTGAAACAGTTTTGCATTGTAATCATTAATCTGACTGGCAACACTCCTTAATGCACTGGTTGTTAGCTGATGAAATTGTTTTTCGTTGAGATCATACGAATTTTTCAGAAAGAAAAACTGGATCAACAGAATTCCCACCACCGAAATGGTAGCCATAATAATAACAAACCCAATTGAATTCCTTTTCATTTTTTAATTCTTGTATCTGATTGACCATACGAAACTACTCAAAAAACATATCTGATTTATTCATTAACATCTCATTAACAAAAGTTTGATTGTAATTAACACGAATTGAAAGAAAGGTTTTATAGATTTGTTCTTGTTGCAGAACAATAAATATAATTTGAATTTTATCTTTGATCTATCTTTTTTAAAATCTCACAGAATTTAAAATAATACTTATGAAAACCTTTTTTTCGCTATTATTGACTTTGCTACTCTGTTTGCCATTTACAAATCAGGCTCAGTCGGCTAAATCAAGAATTGCATTTGAAAAATTACAACACAATTTTGGTACATTTAAAGAAGAACTCGGAGTACAAACTGTTGCTTTTAACTTTAAAAACGACGGTGCAGTTCCTCTGATACTTAACAATGTACAAGCATCGTGTGGTTGTACTACCCCCGAATGGACCCGCGAACCTGTTGCTCCCGGAGCAAAGGGATTAATTAAAGTTAGCTACGACCCAAGGAACAGACCTGGCGTTTTTAACAAAACCATTAGGGTAAGCTCCAATGCCGAAAATGCTGATGTTGTGCTGTCAATACAAGGAGAAGTTACACCACGTGCCAAGACTATTGAAGAAGATTATCCAAATGCAATTGGCCCTCTTCGGGCTAAAACAAATCATGTTGCATTTGCCACAATTAAAGAAAATCAAGTTAAAAAAGATAGCACAGAAATCATCAACAACACGGATCAACCCATACAGCTAAGCTTTAAAACTCCACCTCCACACTTAAGCGCGGTTATCAAACCAGCTAAAATTGCCCCAAAACAAAAGGGTTACATTGTGGTAACGTTTGATGCATCAAAAATTAAAGCATATGGGTTTGTAATGCACCGAATTTACCTAAATATCGATGGGCAAGACGACTATCGTAATTCTATTGCAGTAAGTGCTACTATGGAAGAAGATTTTTCAAAATTAACGGAGGAAGATTTAAAGAATGCTCCAGTTGTTACTTATGATCTGGAATCGTTTGATTTTGGAGACATTAAGCCAGCAACAAAAAATGAACACACCTTTACTTTAAAAAATACTGGTAAAAAAGATTTAATTATTCGCGACGTAAAAAGCTCATGTGGCTGTACTGCCGTTTCGCCTTCAAAGAACACAGTTTCGGCAGGAGAAAGTGTTCCGTTGAAAGTTGTATTCGATTCAACCGGGAAAAGCGGACGTCAGAACAAAACCATAACTGTAATTACCAACGATCCAAAAAATCCGACTTCAGTATTACGAATTTCGAGTAATATTGTAGCTCAGTAATCACAAAAATATATAACTGAAGCCGGTTCAACCTTTTGAATCGGCTTTTTTTTACCACATTCCTAAAGATTTCAATTCATCTATAACTGAAATTCTTCGTTGATCGTTACATTCGCATAAAATTATTGAACATGATTGGAGAACAACCTCATCATCATATAGAAAATGACCCAGAGTTCTCAGGGCTAAATGTAAATCAAGGTATTGAACCGTTGCCTTCGGTAAGCGAGGATTCGGTCAAACGATTTTTAAGAAATAAGAAAAAACGAACGTTATCCGTGCAACAATATGTTGATGGCATCCTGAATGGAGATATAACCACGTTGAGTCAGGCTGTTACCCTGGTCGAAAGCTCGAGACCCGAACATCAGGAGATTGCTCAGGAAATTATCGTAAAATGTTTGCCTTTCTCCGGAAATTCAGTGCGCATTGGCATTACCGGTGTTCCTGGTGTTGGTAAAAGTACATTCATTGAAGCAATGGGCAAACAAATTACTTCGCAAGGGAAAAAACTGGCAGTACTGGCTATTGATCCGAGTAGCGAGCGAACCAAAGGCAGCATACTGGGTGATAAAACACGCATGGAAGACCTTTCCATTGATCCAAATGCCTATATCCGTCCTTCTCCATCAGCCGGATCGCTTGGCGGAGTGGCCCGAAAAACCCGGGAAACGATAATTTTATGCGAGGCAGCAGGCTTTAACCACATTTTTATTGAAACTGTTGGCGTTGGACAGAGCGAAACAGCTGTTCATTCGATGGTCGATTTTTTCCTGTTATTAATGCTTGCCGGAGCTGGCGACGAATTGCAGGGAATCAAAAGGGGCATTATGGAAATGGCTGATGCGATTACCATCAACAAAGCCGATGGAAACAACATTGAAAAAGCAGGATTAGCCCGAATTCAATACCAAAATGCCTTGCATTTATTTCCGTCGCCTGAATCTGGCTGGAACCCAAAAGTTTTGACCTGTTCGGCATACATGAAAACAGGAATCACTGAAATCTGGGAAACTATTGATGAATATCTGACGCATGTGAAAAAGAATAATTATTTTCAGCATCGAAGAAACGAACAATCCAAATTCTGGATGTATGAAACAATTAACGAACAGCTACGGAATAATTTTTATCAGAACGAAAAAATCAAAGCATTAATGGCTGACTCAGAAGAAAAAGTTTTAAGAGAAGAAATTTCATCGTTTGTCGCAGCCAAAGAGTTACTCGATTTATACGATCAAATCAGGAAAAATATTTAACACACTCTAAATAACAGTTTAATGAGAAATGTATTAACAATTTTAGTATTTGCCCTGGCCGTTTTTTCGTGTCAGTCGGCAAAAGATCAGTATTCGATTAAAGGATCGATAAAGGGAGTTGAAACCGGTAAAGTATATCTGCAAAAGCTTGTTGACGGACAGCCTCAAAGCGTTGACACTGCCAATGTCGTTGGCGGCAAATTTACCTTCAAAGGTAAAATGGAAATGCCAGATATTCGGTTTCTTCGTTTAAACGAGCAAGAATATTTTGCCCAGTTCTTTCTCGATAATTCATCGATTACTGTTGTTGCAAACAAAGACAGTCTCCGTAACACCAAAATTACGGGCTCTCCAACGCATGATGTATTCAAAATTTACATTGCTGAGATGGAAAAACTGAGCAACGACGTGAAAAATCTTCAGGATAAATACCAGAGCGCCATGTCGATGAATAACACCGAAGCTGCCGAAAAAGCTAAAATCGACTATCAGGCCATGATCGACAACAATAAAGTTTACACCAAAAACTTTGTGAAAGAACATTCAAACTCAATAGTTTCAGCTTACATAACTCTTTACCAGCTTGCCAATCAGCTTGATGGTGCTGAATTAGATTCAATAACCAGTAAATTTGCTCCTGAAATCAGCAAATCAGAATATGTAGTTAAATTAAATGAACTTGTTCAGGAACAAAAGAAAACTGCAATTGGTGCCGTAGCGCCTGATTTTACAATGAATGATGCTGACGGCAAACCCATTCAATTATCCTCACTGAAAGGGAAAATTGTATTGGTTGATTTTTGGGCTTCGTGGTGCGGACCATGCCGTCAGGAAAATCCAAACGTCGTGAAAATCTATCAGCAGTATCACAGCAAAGGCTTCGAAATACTTGGTGTTTCGCTTGACAAAACTAAAGAAGATTGGTTAAAAGCAATTAAAGACGATAACCTGACGTGGCTTCACGTTTCTGACCTTCAATACTGGCAAAATGCAGCCGCCCGTTTATATGGTGTGAACGCTATTCCACAATCATTTTTGCTCGATAAAGACGGAAAAATTATTGGCAAAGGCCTGAGAGGCGAAGAGCTGGCAAAAAAACTTTCAGAATTATTTCCAAACTAATATTCTCCGGAATAGAATATCTGACAGAAGAGCCGCCCAATGCGGCTTTTCTTGTTTCTGAAATAGTAAAAAACTCGAGAGTAATTCCAATATCCGGAGAACTTTTCATCATTCAAAAGTGTTATTATCCTGTTTGATTTTAATCTAAAGAATCCATCATTTATGAGTTACGATTTAATAGTTATAGGTAGCGGTCCGGGCGGATATGTTGCTGCCATCAGAGCTGCCCAGTTAGGTTTAAACGTAGGAGTTGTCGAGAAAGAAAATTTGGGAGGAATATGCCTGAACTGGGGTTGTATTCCAACAAAATCGCTTCTGAAAAGCGCTCAGGCATTGGAATATGCCAAACATGCCGCCGATTATGGCGTCGCTATTTCAGGAGAAATAAAACCCGACTTTACAGCCATGGTAAAGCGAAGCAGAGGTGTTGCTGAAGGTATGAGCAAAGGGATTCAGTTCCTTTTCACCAAAAATAAAATTGATGTGATTAACGGCTTTGGGCGCTTAATCGATAAAAATACGGTAGAAGTGACTGACGCAACCGGAAGTCGCGCGCTTCATCCAGCCAAAAACATCATTTTGGCCACAGGCGCTCGTTCGCGCGAATTGCCGAATCTGGAACAAGACGGTGAAAAGATTATTGGTTATCGCGAAGCTATGACTTTGCCTAAACAGCCGAAGTCAATGGTAGTAGTTGGCTCGGGCGCTATAGGTAGTGAATTCGCGTACTTTTATCAAAGTATTGGAACTGATGTAACCTTAATTGAATATTTACCAAACGTGGTACCGAACGAAGACGACGAAGTTTCAAAAACGCTCGAACGCTCATTCAAAAAAATGAAAATGAAGGTTTTAACCAATGCCTCAGTAGAGTCGGTTGATACCTCGGGCGAATTGTGCAAGATTACCGTCAAAACAAAGAAAGGCGAAGAACTCATTGAGGCTGAGATTGTTTTATCAGCGGTTGGAATTGCGCCAAACATCGAAAATATTGGGATTGAAGAACTGGGAATTGTGCTTGAAAAAGGAAAAGTTAAAGTTAACGAGTTCTGCCAAACTAACGTGGATACTGTTTTTGCGATTGGCGATATCATTGCAGGACCAGCGCTGGCGCACGTTGCTTCAGCTGAGGGAATACTTTGTGTAGAAAAAATTGCAGGTTTAAATCCTCATCCGATTGACTATTCGAATATCCCTGGTTGTACATACACCAATCCTGAAGTTTCCTCACTTGGAATGACGGAACAAAAGGCACGTGAAGCCGGTCACGAAATTAAAGTGGGTAAATTTCCGTTCACCGCCAGTGGAAAAGCAAGTGCATCGGGACAGAAAGAAGGTTTTGTAAAGCTGATTTTTGATGCAAAATACGGCGAATTGCTGGGCGCGCACATGATTGGCGGAAATGTCACCGAGATGATTGCAGAACTGGTTGTTGCAAAAAAACTGGAAATAACCGGACACGAACTCATCAAATCGATTCACCCCCACCCCACCATGTCTGAAGCTATTATGGAAGCTGCCGCTGCTGCTTACGATGAGGTTATTCATCTATAATAAACTCAATCTTCTCAGAAATTCAAAATAAGTTTTGGATTTTAGAACAAGACCCAGCTTACAAAAGATTGGGTCTTGTTTTATTCGAACAATAAAGTTCTTCAGTTGAATGTTCGTAATCGCTTGATTTTCAGCAATATTGTTTTGCTTCATCATAAATATTTATATTTTTGCCTCGATTAAACTTTTAAAATCATTTTATGAAGAAATTTGCTCTCCTAATTTCTGGAGTTTTTTTGTTGATGAATACTGCTTTTGCTGGCGGAATCTTAACCAATACCAATCAAAGTGCACAATTCGTGCGAATGCTTTCCAGAAATACCTCCACTGATTTGGATGCGGTATATTTCAATCCAGCAGGATTAACTCAACTAAATAACGGCTTTTACTTTGGTCTTCATAATCAAAGCATTTTTCAAAATCGGACGATTACCAGTGGATATCCACTTTTGAATAATTCAGAATACAAAGGTGAAGTTACAGTACCCGTGTTTCCAACTGCCTTTGCTGTATATAAAAAAGACAAATGGGCATTTTCTGCTGGATTTGGACCGAATGGAGGTGGTGGAAGCGCTAAATATGGTACCGGATTACCTAGCTTTGAGAAGCTCATATCTTCAATTCCAAAATCATTAACAGCTTCTGGAATACCAACAACAGCATATTCAACCAATATTAAATTTGAAGGTTCGAGTGTATTCTGGGGAATACAGCTAAATGGAACCTATGCGATCAATGAAATTATTTCGGTCTCGGTTGGCGCCAGAATGTTGAATGCCAACAATACCTACAGTGGTTATCTGAAAGATGTAATGATCAATCCAAACTATCCGGCATTCAAAGCTTCATATACCGGAGGAATGACTTCTGCAACCCAATTTTTTGCCGATGGAAACACATTCCTGAAAGGTCTGGCAGTAAGTTCAACTACTGTTGCTACTGGTCTATCATCTGCCATCAGTGCCGGAACTCCGGCAACAACACCAGTATCTTCAATGCCTGCGGCTACAGCGGCCGCAATAACCCAATTATTAGGAGCTGCAGGAATTAGTTCAGCAGGGATGAATATTGGTACCGCAGCAGCAACTCTAAATGTTGTTGCTACCGGGTTTAACGGGAAAGCATTAGCCATGGACGCTAATTCGCTCGCCACTGCCGATAAAAATGTTGATACAAAACAAACTGGAATTGGTTTTACTCCAATCATTGGCATTGATATTCACCTCGAGAAACTGAATATCGCCCTAAAATATGAACACATGACTATTCTTGGATTGACAAATTCAACGAATGTAGATGGAACAGGTTTATTTCCAGATGGGGCAAAATCGAATAGCGATGTACCTGCTATAATTTCAGGTGGTGCTGACTATAAAGTAACCGAAAAATTAAAAGTCTCAGGTTCGTTCAACTCCTATCTCGACAAAAATGTGAATTGGGGTGGAAATGTTTACAAAGAGCAACGAACAATTGATAAAAATTATTTGGAACTGGCGTTTGGCCTCGAATACAAGTTAACCGATAATTTTGCTCTTAGCGCAGGTTATTTAAACTCGAATACTGGTGTTAGCAAACAATACCAAAGTGATTTTAGTTATAGCAACGACTCCTATACAACTGGGTTGGGATTTCAGTGGAACATGAATAAAAGACTCGTGTTTGACGCTGGTTTGATGCTGACCACTTATAAAGATGACACCAAAACATTTACAGATTATACTCCAAATTACACCGAAACCTATGGAAAAGACACGTTTACTTTTGCATTTGGGATTGGATATAAAATATTCTAATACATCATTTTGTATTATCGAAGGGTGCTTAATCGGGGGATGAGCACCCTTTTTCTTTTTCTGAAACCCGGATCTGCAACAAATTCTTCTGCGTGTTGTTAAAAACATCTCCAGTATTGAGTTAGCTTTGTTGTACCAATAGCCGGAAAATAACAACACAACCATGGAATTTAAAAATTTCACTTACATGATTCTCCTCGTGGGTTCAATTTCCGCTCCCCTGCTACTTAGTTTCGATAGGAAAGTACAGTATTATAAAAACCTGAAATACATATTCCCCGCGATTATAGTCACTGCAATTATTTTTTGGGTGTGGGACATCCGGTTTGTTGAAGCTCAAATCTGGAGTTTTAATCAGGAATATACCATTGGAGTAAACTTAATAGGTATGCCTATTGAAGAATGGCTATTCTTTATTGTTGTTCCTTATTGTTGCATGTTCATTTATGAGGTTCTCAAATATTATCTGCAAAAGTATCAGTTCGCCCATATTTTTAAGTCGCTCAGTGTGCTCCTTATTGCTGTTTTTGCGCTGGTCAGTTATTTTTTCAGACATCAGGATTATACTTTTCTGACCTTTCTCTTTTCAGCATTGTATCTAAGTTACACCCTGATCCGAAACAAATTTACACCATACATTACCAAGTTTTATTTTGCTTTTTTGGTCTCTTTAATTCCCTTTTTGGTAGTCAACGGAATTCTAACTTCGCTACCAGTTGTGAAATATAATTCAGTTCATATCCTGAATATCCGGATTATCAATATTCCTATTGAAGATTTTTCGTATTTATTTCTGCTGCTTTTAATGGTAACTACCATTTACGAAACACTCAAAGAAAGCAGGCATTACTGATTTGAACATTGAAATTCAAGCAAAATTCTCCCTTGATTGGCAAACTAAATGGTTTAAATTGCGATATTTATTCTGATGAAGAAATTAAAGATTGAAATACAAGTTACTGTTTTAACCATCTGCATTGCAGTTGCAGTAATTGTTTCAGGATATCTGGCTTATCAGAGCCTTTCCAAAATTGTGGATACCATTCACAAAGAAGCCCGTCCCGATCTTAAATTAATCCTGATTAAAGATATTGCGTCCGATTTAGGTGAAGTTGAAAACAACATACGCCTCTATAGTCTGACCAGCAATACATCTTTTTTACGTTCGTACCGCCAACTTGGCGATTCCATTCAGAAAAAACTAAAAACGCTATCCAATTATTCAGTTCCCGGGTCCGAAGAAATTTCACATATCGATTCAATCGCTTTACTTGCCAATCACAAATTACGGGTTTGGGATAAAATTAGGGCCCTGCACCGTTCAAAACCAGATACGCACAATTCATTTTCGAACCTATATTCTAAAATTGATACGGTCATTATTCAACCCGACACCATCCGATTTAAGCCTGAAGAAAAGAAAAGTTTCTTCAAGCGATTGTTTGGGAAAAAAGATACGACCACAAAACGCCCTGTTATTATCGATAAAAGCAAAGAAAAGGAAATTATAAAAAAGGAAATTGCAGGAATAGAAGAAGAAATCTCCAGTCAGGCCAATCGGTTACAAAGCAATGAAACGGATTTGTTTGAGACAAACGTTAAGATAACGCAAGAGATCAACCATCATATTAGCAGCATTGAAAATATAGAACAAGAGCGGATGGTAACCAAAACTCAGGAAGCTGATTCAATGGCCGCCGAAACCTATCGGGGAATGGCCATTTTTACCATTGCTGCGGTTCTGTTGCTCATCCTTATTCTGATCTTATTTTTCAGAAACCTTCAGAAAGACCGGACTTATCAGCAAATTCTGAGAAAAGCCAAAGCAGAAGCGGAGAGTTTGGCCAAAGCCAAAGAAATGTTTGTGGCCACAGTCAGTCACGAAATGCGGACACCAGTAAATGCCATCTACGGACTCACCGAGCAAATGCTTCGAAAAACAGATTCGCAAGAAATGACCGCCGATTTAAATGTGGTGTACAAATCGGCCGAACACCTGATTGCTCTTGTAAACGACACACTTGATTTCTCGAAAATTGAATCGCAGAAATTTAAAATTGAACAAATTGATTTTTTGCCTGATGAAATCCTGACAGAAATTCACACCCTGAATAAAGATTCGGCGCAGAAAAAAGGAATCGATTTGATCTTCAGGAATGAAACAGATAAAAATCTGGTTCTACGAGGCGATCCAATCCGACTGAAACAAATCCTGATCAATTTGATTACCAACGCCATTAAATTCACAAATCACGGTCGGGTTTCACTGTCCATTTCGGGAG is a window from the Aquipluma nitroreducens genome containing:
- a CDS encoding SusD/RagB family nutrient-binding outer membrane lipoprotein encodes the protein MKKYINITKGFLATLALSALLISCSEDAMDDVNKDLNHTQDAPSKFILADVITATAFNNVGGDINTYASAYVEHEVGTDNQLYRAEHRQGEPSASSTFNNVWGGLYGTLKNARLVIEKCSAGGSQEGNQITKGVAEVLAAYNSGIIADMFGNAPWSQAALPSKTGAPVYMNPKIDTQEEIYAGIMKYLDDAIIDLQGTDAHATGPLGTYDLLYGGNKAKWLKFAYGLKARYTMHLLKKSANVATTLQTVIDCADKSFKSADEQAAFAIYDASNLNPTFDFQWSRDGLAASESMSQKLIERNDPRLRRVFVDANWNQITGADDANFYMAPNGENDQVKYTYNTSVFVFSQTAPTLMMSYHEVMFLKAEALCRLNKATEAEAVLESAVVAAIANTENSVAAAMNAPSVLGYGGLSETSDAISETEAMDYFDTSVKPLFTANPLKETMNQKYLAFFGASGESTECYNDIRRLKGLGENLIKLNNPNQFPLRCPYGNDDTTTNPEVKTAYGTGQYVYTEPVWWAGGTR
- a CDS encoding response regulator transcription factor is translated as MIYQGEKILLVEDDQTLNFIIKDNLEQNGYVVTSAEDGESAMVLFKSDKFSLCLLDVMLPKKDGFTLAKEIREIDDHVPIIFLTARSMTEDRINGLTIGGDDYMTKPFSMEELLLKIRVFLKRSLNIGEANNDQNYYKVGRFNFYFDSLNLDCNGERKTLTYKEAELLRYFCDNPNKVLSRSDILIQVWGSDDYYLGRSLDVFISRLRKYLSSDENIKILNLHGIGFRFNAAIQKN
- a CDS encoding sensor histidine kinase; this encodes MKRNSIGFVIIMATISVVGILLIQFFFLKNSYDLNEKQFHQLTTSALRSVASQINDYNAKLFHHEVKPNDGCQVEQISNNYYVVSVNNVIDSNLLEHFLKTEFKKRNLNVTYEFAIYDCNSGKMVHGDVVKSDSIPPKIKDENTCDSASCSMEEIMYDKQYNKVKAKVEKKRNACNLPTCEKFTYYFGVHFPDRSQFYSSRLLTWYFFNGILFFVVIFFGYALYVIIKQKQLSEIQKNFINNLTHEFKTPIASIDLAAKVLSSPKICEQPERLAEYVKIVGHQNKRLADHVEKLLQMATIEKTKLQLNLEQIELNAFISEAILEFKNSQNGRNYSVTLEPSVENAFIQADKLHFSNLIFNILDNAIKYCSVTPEITIKINEDLHHYFILFNDNGIGIPAKDRKKIFNRFYRVPTGNVHDVKGFGLGLDYVKKIVLRHGWRIKVIENSMKGSTFIVETKKSTK
- a CDS encoding DUF1573 domain-containing protein — translated: MKTFFSLLLTLLLCLPFTNQAQSAKSRIAFEKLQHNFGTFKEELGVQTVAFNFKNDGAVPLILNNVQASCGCTTPEWTREPVAPGAKGLIKVSYDPRNRPGVFNKTIRVSSNAENADVVLSIQGEVTPRAKTIEEDYPNAIGPLRAKTNHVAFATIKENQVKKDSTEIINNTDQPIQLSFKTPPPHLSAVIKPAKIAPKQKGYIVVTFDASKIKAYGFVMHRIYLNIDGQDDYRNSIAVSATMEEDFSKLTEEDLKNAPVVTYDLESFDFGDIKPATKNEHTFTLKNTGKKDLIIRDVKSSCGCTAVSPSKNTVSAGESVPLKVVFDSTGKSGRQNKTITVITNDPKNPTSVLRISSNIVAQ
- the meaB gene encoding methylmalonyl Co-A mutase-associated GTPase MeaB, with protein sequence MIGEQPHHHIENDPEFSGLNVNQGIEPLPSVSEDSVKRFLRNKKKRTLSVQQYVDGILNGDITTLSQAVTLVESSRPEHQEIAQEIIVKCLPFSGNSVRIGITGVPGVGKSTFIEAMGKQITSQGKKLAVLAIDPSSERTKGSILGDKTRMEDLSIDPNAYIRPSPSAGSLGGVARKTRETIILCEAAGFNHIFIETVGVGQSETAVHSMVDFFLLLMLAGAGDELQGIKRGIMEMADAITINKADGNNIEKAGLARIQYQNALHLFPSPESGWNPKVLTCSAYMKTGITEIWETIDEYLTHVKKNNYFQHRRNEQSKFWMYETINEQLRNNFYQNEKIKALMADSEEKVLREEISSFVAAKELLDLYDQIRKNI
- a CDS encoding TlpA disulfide reductase family protein gives rise to the protein MRNVLTILVFALAVFSCQSAKDQYSIKGSIKGVETGKVYLQKLVDGQPQSVDTANVVGGKFTFKGKMEMPDIRFLRLNEQEYFAQFFLDNSSITVVANKDSLRNTKITGSPTHDVFKIYIAEMEKLSNDVKNLQDKYQSAMSMNNTEAAEKAKIDYQAMIDNNKVYTKNFVKEHSNSIVSAYITLYQLANQLDGAELDSITSKFAPEISKSEYVVKLNELVQEQKKTAIGAVAPDFTMNDADGKPIQLSSLKGKIVLVDFWASWCGPCRQENPNVVKIYQQYHSKGFEILGVSLDKTKEDWLKAIKDDNLTWLHVSDLQYWQNAAARLYGVNAIPQSFLLDKDGKIIGKGLRGEELAKKLSELFPN
- the lpdA gene encoding dihydrolipoyl dehydrogenase; amino-acid sequence: MSYDLIVIGSGPGGYVAAIRAAQLGLNVGVVEKENLGGICLNWGCIPTKSLLKSAQALEYAKHAADYGVAISGEIKPDFTAMVKRSRGVAEGMSKGIQFLFTKNKIDVINGFGRLIDKNTVEVTDATGSRALHPAKNIILATGARSRELPNLEQDGEKIIGYREAMTLPKQPKSMVVVGSGAIGSEFAYFYQSIGTDVTLIEYLPNVVPNEDDEVSKTLERSFKKMKMKVLTNASVESVDTSGELCKITVKTKKGEELIEAEIVLSAVGIAPNIENIGIEELGIVLEKGKVKVNEFCQTNVDTVFAIGDIIAGPALAHVASAEGILCVEKIAGLNPHPIDYSNIPGCTYTNPEVSSLGMTEQKAREAGHEIKVGKFPFTASGKASASGQKEGFVKLIFDAKYGELLGAHMIGGNVTEMIAELVVAKKLEITGHELIKSIHPHPTMSEAIMEAAAAAYDEVIHL